Proteins from a single region of Spirochaetota bacterium:
- a CDS encoding transposase, whose amino-acid sequence MGKVKNSYSPEDKARVVLEGLQYLDGIAKYCRSKGIRDTLFYKWKNQLEKNAKLVFSPQT is encoded by the coding sequence ATGGGAAAAGTAAAGAACAGCTACAGTCCAGAAGACAAGGCAAGAGTAGTACTTGAAGGATTACAGTATCTGGATGGAATAGCAAAATACTGTCGAAGCAAAGGGATACGGGACACGTTATTTTACAAGTGGAAAAATCAGCTTGAAAAGAATGCAAAATTAGTTTTTAGTCCGCAAACTTGA